One genomic region from Pyrobaculum islandicum DSM 4184 encodes:
- a CDS encoding DMT family transporter, translated as MNKKAEGVLEMVVTTAIWGSVSILSIYSGLPSPVFVFFRVFFTALSLLLLLRNVKVQLLRDRFIAASGVFLALNWIFLFYSVAMLPVSIAVMIYYTGPVFSMFVMHFVGEKLSRVKLLSAAISFAGLSVIINPFVTMVSEGAGASLGLILAILSGVSYGLLIVFNKLSVGKLTNPLELVLCQTLISTAITSPFLLILHFELNAYNIAIVLVSALVNTLLALFLWYDSLRKISIHTASILSYLDPVFATLFAYIFLGQVPAKTAMLGGALIIIGGVMAVLEEVAKAKKRT; from the coding sequence ATGAATAAAAAGGCGGAGGGCGTGCTCGAAATGGTTGTAACCACAGCGATCTGGGGAAGCGTATCTATACTCTCCATATACTCCGGCCTGCCGTCTCCCGTGTTTGTATTTTTCAGAGTCTTCTTCACAGCCCTCTCTCTGCTCTTGCTCCTCAGAAACGTCAAGGTCCAGCTGTTGAGGGATAGGTTCATCGCGGCTTCAGGCGTGTTTTTGGCGCTTAACTGGATCTTCCTATTCTACTCCGTGGCGATGCTCCCAGTTTCTATAGCTGTTATGATCTACTACACGGGGCCCGTCTTCTCCATGTTCGTGATGCACTTCGTCGGTGAAAAATTGAGTAGGGTTAAACTGCTGTCTGCAGCGATTTCGTTCGCCGGCCTTTCCGTCATAATAAATCCATTTGTGACGATGGTTTCGGAGGGGGCTGGCGCGAGCTTAGGGCTTATTTTGGCGATTCTCAGCGGAGTGAGCTACGGCTTGCTAATAGTGTTTAACAAGTTATCTGTTGGTAAATTGACTAATCCGCTGGAGTTGGTGCTTTGCCAGACTTTGATATCGACCGCCATCACCTCCCCATTTCTACTAATCCTGCATTTCGAGCTTAACGCTTACAATATAGCTATTGTGCTAGTTTCGGCTTTAGTAAATACACTACTGGCTTTATTCCTATGGTACGACAGCTTAAGGAAGATAAGCATTCACACAGCTTCGATCCTTAGCTATTTAGACCCTGTATTCGCGACGCTCTTTGCCTACATCTTCCTGGGGCAGGTCCCGGCTAAGACAGCGATGTTGGGAGGCGCGTTAATAATCATTGGCGGAGTAATGGCTGTTCTTGAGGAGGTTGCGAAGGCGAAGAAGAGAACGTGA
- a CDS encoding THUMP domain-containing protein, which translates to MRYLITTVPGLEDFVIEESAERLSAKTAKAIYMTGRVIVETEAEPHALYSLKTAERFGIFLGEGLAETLQEVVNTASTYLPHVLKYLTKNTTVGIRCERVGQHPFTSRDVEREVGRWLKERGYVISLVDPDVEINVDVVHNYVTVWITVAKKSLKDRPWRAYEHYASLNPIIAHAMARLAKPAPGETICDLTCGGGTIAAEAAEYAPWARYICVDISLKHIKGAALNTARYPQVDLLWFDSTKLHRAIRPICDKYIFNPPYGFRIPGKIGKLYHLLGKAMRKLTRHCATYVTITPRHKTFTSQVGGEIIMRRVIYQGGLYSSIIVGRICPTSSP; encoded by the coding sequence GTGCGATATTTAATAACTACAGTCCCAGGACTCGAAGACTTTGTAATAGAAGAATCGGCGGAGCGGCTCTCGGCAAAAACTGCAAAAGCCATATACATGACAGGACGCGTAATCGTAGAGACAGAGGCAGAACCACACGCCCTATACAGTTTAAAAACTGCAGAGAGGTTCGGCATATTCCTAGGCGAGGGGCTAGCAGAGACACTACAAGAGGTGGTAAACACGGCGTCGACATATCTACCACACGTCTTGAAATACCTCACAAAAAACACAACCGTAGGCATACGTTGCGAAAGAGTAGGCCAACACCCCTTCACCTCACGCGACGTAGAGAGAGAAGTGGGGAGGTGGCTAAAGGAGAGGGGGTACGTCATCAGCCTAGTCGACCCAGACGTCGAGATAAACGTCGACGTAGTACACAACTACGTCACAGTCTGGATCACCGTAGCTAAAAAAAGCCTCAAAGACAGGCCCTGGCGCGCCTATGAGCACTACGCCAGCCTAAACCCCATAATCGCCCACGCCATGGCCAGACTCGCCAAGCCAGCCCCCGGGGAGACCATATGCGATCTGACATGCGGCGGCGGAACCATAGCCGCAGAGGCGGCCGAATACGCCCCCTGGGCCAGATACATATGCGTAGACATATCCCTAAAACACATAAAAGGCGCCGCCTTAAACACGGCGCGGTACCCCCAGGTAGACCTCCTCTGGTTCGACTCCACCAAACTACATAGAGCAATACGCCCCATATGCGACAAATACATATTCAACCCCCCATACGGCTTCAGAATACCCGGCAAGATAGGAAAGCTATACCACCTCCTCGGAAAAGCCATGCGCAAACTCACCCGCCACTGCGCCACCTACGTCACAATAACCCCCAGACACAAAACCTTCACAAGCCAAGTAGGAGGCGAGATAATCATGAGAAGAGTCATATACCAAGGAGGCCTATACAGCAGCATCATAGTGGGGAGAATATGCCCCACCTCGTCCCCCTAA
- a CDS encoding PINc/VapC family ATPase → MDKYIADSSVVLDGSLKEAILGGRLRGTLFLLSEMAEYFSSLARQGDGVGIIGVEELKDLFESVEKLGLSDFVKIEVVSIDRRVDPSELDMYARRFAKENNCIYVTSDELSRDAAVVQGIRTIYLGKPRDVLTIEKFFSKDVMSVHLKEGLPPFGKVGKPGSWRFVQLSPEPLTRKQLYTIVRELVSEASRLNSKTRIEIRRPHSMIIQHKEHRIVVVFPPVSERLEITATKPVVRKSIEDYGLDPRVLERLEKSAEGILIAGAPGAGKTTFAQALAEFYLSKGKIVKTLESPRDMTLSPAITQISKNLATSEEVHDILLLSRPDYTIFDEMRDTADFQLYVDLRLAGVGMVGVVHATSPIDAIQRFIRRVELGMIPSIIDTVIFMKDGEVKKIYALSMVVKVPAGMREEDLARPVILVKDFLTDEVEYEIYVFGEETFVVPVKRGGERAPSRKIYSMVVSALKRYVPPGEIKLEERDGLIVIKVPEEYLGVVLSRGVAKLEKLRRKLSLDFRIEPR, encoded by the coding sequence GTGGATAAATACATAGCTGACAGCTCGGTGGTGTTAGACGGCTCGTTAAAAGAGGCGATACTTGGGGGGAGGCTTAGGGGCACTCTCTTTCTCCTCTCTGAAATGGCGGAGTATTTCTCTTCTCTTGCAAGACAGGGGGATGGGGTTGGGATAATTGGCGTGGAGGAGTTGAAAGATTTGTTTGAGTCTGTGGAGAAGCTGGGGCTTTCGGACTTTGTAAAGATAGAGGTTGTTTCTATAGATAGGAGGGTAGACCCAAGTGAGTTAGATATGTATGCTAGGAGGTTTGCGAAAGAGAATAACTGTATCTATGTGACAAGTGACGAATTGTCTAGAGACGCCGCGGTTGTGCAGGGGATTAGAACTATATATCTAGGCAAACCGCGCGACGTTTTGACGATAGAGAAGTTTTTTTCTAAGGATGTAATGTCTGTGCATTTAAAAGAGGGCTTGCCGCCTTTTGGCAAAGTCGGCAAGCCGGGCAGTTGGCGTTTTGTCCAACTGTCTCCAGAGCCTCTTACGAGAAAGCAACTGTATACAATAGTTAGAGAGCTCGTCTCTGAGGCGTCTCGTCTGAATTCAAAGACGAGGATTGAGATCAGGCGCCCCCATTCGATGATTATACAACATAAGGAGCATAGAATAGTCGTAGTTTTTCCGCCGGTGTCTGAAAGATTGGAGATCACAGCTACAAAACCTGTGGTTAGGAAGAGCATAGAAGACTACGGGCTTGACCCCAGGGTGTTGGAGCGGCTTGAGAAAAGCGCCGAGGGTATATTGATCGCGGGGGCGCCTGGAGCGGGCAAGACCACCTTCGCCCAGGCCCTCGCGGAGTTCTACCTGAGCAAGGGCAAGATTGTGAAGACGTTGGAGTCGCCGAGAGATATGACTCTGAGCCCCGCCATTACGCAGATCTCGAAGAACTTGGCCACATCTGAGGAGGTTCACGACATCCTCCTCCTGTCGCGGCCAGACTATACTATCTTCGACGAGATGAGGGACACGGCGGACTTCCAGCTCTACGTGGACCTCAGGCTGGCGGGGGTGGGGATGGTGGGGGTTGTCCACGCCACCTCGCCTATAGACGCCATCCAGAGGTTTATCAGGAGGGTGGAGCTGGGCATGATCCCCTCCATAATTGACACGGTGATCTTTATGAAAGACGGCGAGGTGAAGAAGATATACGCCCTCTCTATGGTGGTAAAGGTGCCGGCGGGGATGAGGGAGGAGGATCTCGCCAGGCCTGTTATCTTAGTCAAGGACTTCCTCACAGACGAGGTGGAGTACGAGATCTACGTCTTTGGCGAGGAGACCTTCGTGGTGCCAGTGAAGAGGGGCGGGGAGAGGGCGCCGAGCCGCAAGATATATTCCATGGTGGTCTCCGCCTTGAAGCGCTACGTGCCCCCTGGCGAGATTAAGCTTGAGGAGAGAGACGGCCTAATTGTGATCAAGGTGCCTGAGGAGTACCTCGGCGTTGTCCTCTCGAGGGGGGTTGCTAAGTTAGAGAAACTACGTAGGAAACTATCGCTAGATTTTAGAATAGAGCCAAGGTGA